A window of the Streptomyces sp. JB150 genome harbors these coding sequences:
- a CDS encoding extracellular solute-binding protein produces the protein MRASTRIRRKAVVLAAVASLGTGLLAGCADDGKNESPSGDGDAAGKTTITLGLFGTFGFKEAGLYDEYMKLNPDVVIKENVVERNENYYPALINHLTTNSGLMDIQGVEVGNIAEIVSTQSDKLLDLSKYGKKSDYLEWKWQQATTPDGQTVGLGTDVGPMAVCYRKDLFEQAGLPTDREEVAKLWAGDWKKFVDVGRDYQKKAPKGTTFMDSPGGLINAILSSETERFYDSSGKVVYKQNPAVKAAFDLTAEAAEDGLVGNQTQFQPAWDTTIANSKFAAMSCPPWMLGYIKGKSKPEAKGKWDVAQAPKSGNWGGSFLAVPKSGKNAEEAAKLAAWLTAPEQQAKLFKVQGSFPSTPAAYTMPEVTGAKNDMTGDAPIGEIFAQAAKNAPVQVIGPKDQIIQQGLTDNGVILVAQGKSPEEAWENAVKTIDNNLDQ, from the coding sequence ATGCGAGCATCTACCCGAATCCGCCGCAAGGCGGTCGTCCTCGCGGCCGTCGCGTCGCTGGGCACCGGGCTGCTGGCCGGCTGTGCCGACGACGGCAAGAACGAGTCCCCGTCCGGCGACGGGGACGCCGCCGGCAAGACCACCATCACCCTGGGACTCTTCGGCACGTTCGGCTTCAAGGAGGCCGGGCTCTACGACGAGTACATGAAGCTCAACCCCGACGTCGTCATCAAGGAGAACGTCGTCGAGCGCAACGAGAACTACTACCCCGCGCTCATCAACCACCTGACCACCAACAGCGGTCTGATGGACATCCAGGGCGTCGAGGTCGGCAACATCGCCGAGATCGTCTCCACCCAGTCCGACAAGCTGCTCGACCTGTCGAAGTACGGCAAGAAGAGCGACTACCTGGAGTGGAAGTGGCAGCAGGCCACCACCCCGGACGGCCAGACGGTGGGTCTCGGCACCGACGTCGGCCCGATGGCCGTCTGTTACCGCAAGGACCTCTTCGAGCAGGCCGGCCTGCCCACCGACCGCGAGGAGGTCGCCAAGCTGTGGGCGGGCGACTGGAAGAAGTTCGTCGACGTCGGCCGTGACTACCAGAAGAAGGCGCCCAAGGGCACCACCTTCATGGACTCCCCCGGCGGTCTGATCAACGCCATCCTCAGCAGCGAGACCGAGCGGTTCTACGACTCCTCCGGCAAGGTCGTCTACAAGCAGAACCCGGCCGTGAAGGCCGCCTTCGACCTGACCGCCGAGGCCGCCGAGGACGGTCTGGTCGGCAACCAGACCCAGTTCCAGCCCGCCTGGGACACCACGATCGCCAACAGCAAGTTCGCCGCGATGTCCTGCCCGCCGTGGATGCTCGGCTACATCAAGGGCAAGTCGAAGCCCGAGGCGAAGGGCAAGTGGGACGTCGCCCAGGCGCCCAAGTCCGGCAACTGGGGCGGCTCCTTCCTCGCCGTGCCGAAGTCCGGCAAGAACGCCGAGGAGGCCGCCAAGCTGGCCGCCTGGCTGACCGCCCCCGAGCAGCAGGCCAAGCTGTTCAAGGTGCAGGGCAGCTTCCCGAGCACCCCGGCCGCGTACACCATGCCGGAGGTCACCGGCGCCAAGAACGACATGACCGGTGACGCCCCGATCGGCGAGATCTTCGCCCAGGCCGCCAAGAACGCCCCGGTCCAAGTGATCGGCCCGAAGGACCAGATCATCCAGCAGGGCCTCACCGACAACGGCGTCATCCTGGTCGCCCAGGGCAAGTCGCCCGAGGAGGCCTGGGAGAACGCCGTGAAGACCATCGACAACAACCTGGACCAGTGA
- a CDS encoding sugar ABC transporter permease: protein MTTGHDTAAAAPSKEGGAAPGRPPGDPAAADKERRRRARLSRRWQRDVRWSPYAFVSPFFLLFVAFGLFPLIYTGWASLHKVELTAPTDMDWVGLRNYTRIFDDEFFWNAAQNTLTIGIISTVPQLLMAMGLAHILNYKLRASTFYRVAMLAPYATSIAAASLVFVLLFGRDYGMINWALGLVGVDNIDWQNETWASQVAVSTIVIWRWTGYNALIYLAAMQAIPQDLYESAALDGANRWQQFFHVTLPSLRPTILFTCVVSTIGASQLFGEPLLFDANKGASGGSQHQFQTLGLYLYEQGWVNQHLGRASAIAWTMFLILILIGIVNYVISRRLRASS from the coding sequence ATGACCACTGGGCACGACACAGCCGCCGCGGCCCCCTCCAAGGAGGGGGGCGCGGCCCCGGGCCGCCCGCCCGGCGATCCCGCCGCCGCCGACAAGGAGCGGCGCCGACGGGCCCGGCTGTCCCGCCGCTGGCAGCGGGACGTGCGCTGGAGCCCGTACGCGTTCGTCTCGCCGTTCTTCCTGCTGTTCGTGGCGTTCGGCCTGTTCCCGCTGATCTACACGGGCTGGGCCTCGCTGCACAAGGTGGAACTGACCGCGCCCACCGACATGGACTGGGTGGGCCTGCGCAACTACACCCGGATCTTCGACGACGAGTTCTTCTGGAACGCGGCGCAGAACACCCTGACGATCGGGATCATCTCGACCGTCCCGCAGCTGCTGATGGCGATGGGCCTGGCCCACATCCTCAACTACAAGCTGCGCGCCTCGACCTTCTACCGCGTCGCGATGCTCGCGCCGTACGCGACCTCGATCGCCGCCGCCTCGCTGGTCTTCGTGCTGCTCTTCGGCCGCGACTACGGCATGATCAACTGGGCGCTGGGCCTGGTCGGCGTCGACAACATCGACTGGCAGAACGAGACCTGGGCCTCCCAGGTCGCCGTGTCGACGATCGTGATCTGGCGCTGGACGGGCTACAACGCGCTGATCTATCTCGCGGCGATGCAGGCGATCCCGCAGGACCTGTACGAGTCGGCGGCACTGGACGGCGCCAACCGCTGGCAGCAGTTCTTCCACGTCACGCTGCCCTCGCTGCGGCCGACGATCCTGTTCACCTGTGTCGTCTCCACGATCGGCGCCTCGCAGCTGTTCGGCGAGCCGCTGCTGTTCGACGCGAACAAGGGCGCCTCGGGCGGATCCCAGCACCAGTTCCAGACGCTCGGCCTGTACCTGTACGAGCAGGGCTGGGTGAACCAGCACCTGGGCCGGGCCTCCGCCATCGCCTGGACGATGTTCCTGATCCTCATCCTGATCGGGATCGTCAACTACGTCATCTCGCGCCGGCTGCGCGCCAGTAGTTAG
- a CDS encoding carbohydrate ABC transporter permease gives MTTTTLTPPDPDRTDQAPARSRRPRSARAGGQLHAGPVAYVVLALFTIGSLFPLVWTAIAASRDNNRLAQTPPPFWFGANLFDNLELAWTDANLGEAFLNTTIVAGISAATIVFLSTIAGFAFAKLRFKGRNAMMLIVIGTMMVPPQLSVIPLYMMVAKLDWTDQLQAVIFPSLVSAFGVFFMRQYLIQALPDEIIEAARMDGASSWRVVWHVVFPAARPAMAVLGMLMFVQTWNDFLWPFLVLTQTGNPTVQVAVAGLGRGYTPDQSLIMAGALLGTLPLLLVFAIFGKQIVGGIMQGAVKG, from the coding sequence GTGACGACGACGACCTTGACTCCCCCGGATCCGGACCGGACCGACCAGGCGCCCGCACGCTCGCGCCGGCCCCGGTCCGCGCGGGCGGGCGGGCAGCTGCACGCCGGCCCGGTCGCCTACGTGGTCCTCGCCCTGTTCACCATCGGCTCGCTGTTCCCGCTGGTGTGGACGGCGATCGCCGCCTCGCGTGACAACAACCGGCTGGCCCAGACGCCGCCGCCGTTCTGGTTCGGCGCCAACCTGTTCGACAACCTCGAACTGGCCTGGACCGACGCCAACCTGGGCGAGGCGTTCCTCAACACCACCATCGTGGCGGGCATCTCGGCGGCCACCATCGTCTTCCTGTCGACGATCGCCGGGTTCGCCTTCGCCAAGCTGCGGTTCAAGGGCCGCAACGCGATGATGCTGATCGTGATCGGCACGATGATGGTGCCGCCGCAGCTCAGCGTGATCCCGCTGTACATGATGGTCGCCAAGCTGGACTGGACCGACCAGCTCCAGGCGGTGATCTTCCCGTCGCTCGTCAGCGCGTTCGGTGTGTTCTTCATGCGGCAGTACCTGATCCAGGCGCTGCCGGACGAGATCATCGAGGCCGCCCGGATGGACGGCGCGAGCAGCTGGCGCGTGGTGTGGCACGTGGTGTTCCCGGCGGCGCGGCCCGCGATGGCCGTGCTGGGCATGCTGATGTTCGTGCAGACCTGGAACGACTTCCTGTGGCCGTTCCTGGTGCTGACCCAGACCGGCAACCCCACGGTGCAGGTCGCCGTGGCGGGCCTGGGCCGCGGCTACACCCCCGACCAGTCCCTGATCATGGCGGGTGCGCTGCTCGGCACGCTGCCCCTGCTGCTGGTCTTCGCGATCTTCGGCAAGCAGATCGTGGGCGGCATCATGCAGGGCGCGGTCAAGGGCTGA
- a CDS encoding GH1 family beta-glucosidase encodes MPEPVNPVTPATPATPDSFPPAFLWGAATSAYQIEGAVREGGRTPSIWDTFSHTPGKTAGGDHGDIAVDHYHRFREDVALMAELGLTAYRFSISWSRVQPTGRGPAVQVGLDFYRRLVDELLAHGIKPAVTLYHWDLPQELEDAGGWPERDTAYRFAEYAQIVGEALGDRVEQWITLNEPWCSAFLGYGSGVHAPGRTEPAATLRAAHHLNLAHGLGAKALRSVIPARNTVAISLNSSVVRAVSQDPADLAARQKIDDLANGIFHGPILHGAYPRGLFEATSSLTDWSFVQDGDLALINQPLDALGLNYYTPTLVSAADPSAGGPRADGHGASEHSPWPAAEDVAFHQTPGERTEMGWTIDPTGLHELIMRYTREAPGLPLYVTENGAAYDDKPDAEGRVHDPERIAYLRGHLAAVRRAITDGADVRGYYLWSLMDNFEWAYGYGKRFGAVYVDYATLERTPKSSALWYGQVARSGALPPEVEEVA; translated from the coding sequence ATGCCTGAGCCCGTGAATCCGGTGACCCCGGCGACCCCGGCCACCCCCGACTCCTTCCCCCCGGCCTTCCTCTGGGGCGCGGCCACCTCCGCGTACCAGATCGAGGGCGCGGTCCGCGAGGGCGGCCGGACGCCGTCGATCTGGGACACCTTCAGCCATACGCCGGGCAAGACGGCCGGCGGGGATCACGGTGACATCGCCGTCGACCACTACCACCGCTTCCGCGAGGACGTGGCCCTGATGGCGGAGCTGGGCCTGACCGCCTACCGGTTCTCCATCTCGTGGTCCCGGGTACAGCCCACCGGCCGCGGCCCGGCCGTCCAGGTGGGCCTGGACTTCTACCGCCGCCTGGTCGACGAGCTGCTCGCGCACGGCATCAAGCCGGCCGTCACCCTCTACCACTGGGACCTGCCGCAGGAGCTGGAGGACGCGGGCGGCTGGCCCGAGCGCGACACGGCGTACCGCTTCGCGGAGTACGCGCAGATCGTCGGCGAGGCGCTGGGCGACCGCGTGGAGCAGTGGATCACCCTGAACGAGCCCTGGTGCAGCGCCTTCCTGGGCTACGGCTCCGGCGTGCACGCGCCGGGCCGTACCGAGCCGGCGGCGACCCTGCGCGCCGCGCACCACCTCAACCTGGCGCACGGCCTGGGCGCGAAGGCGCTGCGGTCGGTGATACCGGCCCGCAACACGGTCGCGATCTCGCTCAACTCGTCGGTGGTCCGCGCGGTGTCGCAGGACCCGGCGGACCTGGCGGCCCGGCAGAAGATCGACGACCTGGCCAACGGCATCTTCCACGGCCCGATCCTGCACGGCGCCTACCCGCGGGGCCTGTTCGAGGCGACGTCCTCGCTCACCGACTGGTCGTTCGTGCAGGACGGCGATCTGGCGCTCATCAACCAGCCGCTGGACGCGCTGGGCCTCAACTACTACACGCCGACCCTGGTGTCGGCGGCGGACCCGTCGGCGGGCGGCCCGCGGGCCGACGGGCACGGGGCGAGCGAGCACTCGCCGTGGCCGGCCGCGGAGGACGTGGCGTTCCACCAGACGCCGGGCGAGCGCACGGAGATGGGCTGGACGATCGACCCGACCGGCCTGCACGAGCTGATCATGCGCTACACCCGGGAGGCCCCGGGCCTGCCGCTGTACGTCACCGAGAACGGGGCGGCCTACGACGACAAGCCCGACGCCGAGGGCCGCGTCCACGACCCGGAGCGGATCGCCTATCTGCGCGGCCACCTCGCGGCCGTGCGCCGGGCGATCACGGACGGCGCGGACGTGCGCGGGTACTACCTGTGGTCCCTGATGGACAACTTCGAGTGGGCGTACGGCTACGGCAAGCGGTTCGGCGCGGTGTACGTGGACTACGCGACGCTGGAGCGGACGCCGAAGTCGAGCGCGCTGTGGTACGGGCAGGTGGCGCGGTCCGGGGCGCTGCCGCCTGAGGTGGAGGAAGTGGCCTGA
- a CDS encoding cellulose binding domain-containing protein: MSTHRRRISGRNKAIGGVVAAAVAGGGALLFTGTAQAAGVGAAYTRTSDWSTGYTGQYVVTSGTDRAKTDWKLEFDLPAGSRLGSLWNGESTVSGQHVTVAPPAWDKDGLAPGETVTVGFVVNGTGDPTGCRVDGATCSTDDGATPEPTGRPTRTPAPTQSPTPTTAPSQTAKPTPTAPAPTAPAPTQSTGTPSGAAFAPYVDTSLYPAFDLAAAVEATGVKDYNLAFVTDGGGCTPKWGGVTDLASDAVAGQIGALRAKGGDVRVSFGGAAGSELATACSSADALAAAYGKVVDAYRLTKVDFDVEGGALPNAAANTRRAQAIAALQQRHPGLDVSFTLPVMPEGLTQDGVSLLADAKRNGVRISTVNIMAMDYGPAYSGDMGTYAEQAATATQAQLKSVLGLSDSAAWKTVAVTPMIGVNDVTTEVFTVDDATQLVNFAKAKGLGWLSMWSGTRDKQCPGGAQNHADATCSSVLQEKYAFTKAFAAYK, encoded by the coding sequence ATGAGCACGCACCGGCGCAGGATCAGCGGCAGGAACAAGGCCATCGGCGGTGTCGTCGCGGCGGCCGTGGCGGGCGGCGGCGCGCTCCTGTTCACCGGCACCGCCCAGGCGGCCGGCGTCGGCGCCGCGTACACGCGGACCAGCGACTGGTCCACCGGCTACACCGGGCAGTACGTCGTCACCAGCGGCACCGACCGCGCCAAGACCGACTGGAAGCTCGAGTTCGACCTGCCCGCCGGATCCCGCCTCGGCTCCCTGTGGAACGGCGAGTCCACGGTGAGCGGACAGCACGTCACGGTCGCCCCGCCCGCCTGGGACAAGGACGGCCTGGCACCCGGCGAGACCGTCACCGTGGGCTTCGTCGTCAACGGCACCGGCGACCCCACCGGCTGCCGTGTCGACGGCGCCACCTGTTCCACCGACGACGGCGCCACCCCCGAGCCGACCGGTCGCCCCACCCGCACGCCGGCCCCCACCCAGTCCCCGACCCCCACCACGGCCCCCTCCCAGACGGCGAAGCCGACCCCCACCGCCCCGGCCCCCACCGCCCCCGCGCCCACGCAGAGCACCGGCACCCCCTCCGGCGCGGCCTTCGCCCCGTACGTCGACACCTCCCTGTACCCGGCCTTCGACCTGGCCGCCGCCGTCGAGGCCACCGGAGTGAAGGACTACAACCTCGCCTTCGTCACCGACGGCGGCGGCTGCACCCCCAAGTGGGGCGGCGTAACCGACCTGGCGAGCGACGCGGTCGCCGGGCAGATCGGCGCCCTGCGCGCCAAGGGCGGCGACGTCCGGGTCTCCTTCGGCGGCGCGGCCGGCAGCGAACTGGCCACCGCCTGCTCCTCCGCGGACGCGCTGGCCGCGGCCTACGGCAAGGTGGTCGACGCCTACCGGCTCACCAAGGTCGACTTCGACGTCGAGGGCGGCGCGCTGCCGAACGCCGCGGCCAACACCCGCCGCGCCCAGGCCATCGCCGCGCTCCAGCAGCGCCACCCCGGCCTGGACGTCTCCTTCACCCTCCCGGTCATGCCCGAAGGCCTCACCCAGGACGGCGTCAGCCTCCTCGCCGACGCAAAGCGGAACGGCGTGCGGATCAGCACGGTCAACATCATGGCCATGGACTACGGCCCGGCCTACAGCGGCGACATGGGCACCTACGCCGAGCAGGCCGCCACCGCCACCCAGGCCCAGCTCAAGAGCGTCCTCGGACTCTCCGACAGCGCCGCCTGGAAGACGGTCGCCGTCACCCCGATGATCGGTGTCAACGATGTGACCACCGAGGTCTTCACGGTCGACGACGCAACCCAGCTGGTGAACTTCGCCAAGGCCAAGGGCCTCGGCTGGCTGTCCATGTGGTCCGGCACCCGCGACAAGCAGTGCCCCGGCGGGGCGCAGAACCACGCCGACGCCACGTGCAGCTCCGTCCTCCAGGAGAAGTACGCCTTCACGAAGGCCTTCGCCGCCTACAAGTGA